The stretch of DNA ACCTTCGCGACAGCGGTCGACAGAAGAAACAGTTCGGCGCCGAGGTTCTTGGCCAGCAGACAGGAGGCGAGGTCTTTGTCGATGACCGCGGCGACTCCCTTTAGGTCTCCATTCGGCTCTCGAACCACCGGAATCCCGCCGCCGCCGACAGTGACGACCGGAATGTCCGCGTCCACGAGAACGCGGATCGCCTCCTCCTCGGCTATCTCGAGCTGTCTTGGTGACGGCTCCACACGTCTCCAGCCTCGGTTC from bacterium encodes:
- a CDS encoding carbamate kinase yields the protein NRGWRRVEPSPRQLEIAEEEAIRVLVDADIPVVTVGGGGIPVVREPNGDLKGVAAVIDKDLASCLLAKNLGAELFLLSTAVAKVAINFGKPDQQDLDEITIDDAKRYLDEGHFAPGSMKPKIEAAIDFLEHGGKRVIITRPELLEEAIQGKTGTHIVG